In Desulfomonile tiedjei DSM 6799, a genomic segment contains:
- a CDS encoding methyltetrahydrofolate--corrinoid methyltransferase, translated as MFIIGEKINATRKGIDAAIKAKDVSHIQEVAKAQEQEGAHSLDVNCGTVHASEEPEAMRWLVKIVQEVTQLPLCIDSANSEALAAGLDEHRGKPLINSISGETARYNSVLPLVKQYNAGVVALCNDDRGLPTTKEMALEVGDSLVNRLVKDGVPVDDIYLDPLVRTLATSPETVVDSLEVMRELSRRFPGLHFVSGLSNVSYGLPERRHLNRAFVVMSIACGLDAVIADPLDAQLIALMYASEALVNKDRFCMNYIGAYNNGKLKV; from the coding sequence ATGTTCATCATAGGTGAGAAGATAAACGCCACTCGCAAGGGCATAGATGCTGCCATAAAAGCGAAAGATGTCTCTCATATCCAAGAGGTGGCGAAGGCACAGGAGCAAGAGGGTGCTCATTCCCTGGACGTCAACTGTGGTACGGTTCATGCCTCCGAAGAACCGGAGGCCATGAGGTGGCTGGTTAAGATTGTCCAGGAAGTGACCCAGCTTCCGTTGTGCATAGATAGCGCCAATTCGGAAGCTTTGGCCGCAGGACTTGACGAACACCGGGGAAAGCCCTTGATCAACTCCATCAGCGGAGAAACGGCCCGGTACAATAGTGTGCTGCCGCTGGTAAAACAGTACAATGCCGGAGTCGTCGCCTTGTGCAATGACGATCGCGGGTTGCCTACAACCAAAGAAATGGCGTTGGAAGTCGGCGACTCGCTGGTAAATCGTTTGGTGAAAGATGGGGTTCCGGTCGATGACATTTACCTGGACCCACTTGTTCGCACTCTCGCCACAAGTCCGGAAACAGTGGTCGATTCGCTCGAAGTCATGCGGGAATTATCCCGCAGGTTCCCGGGCCTTCACTTTGTAAGCGGTTTAAGTAATGTCTCGTACGGTCTTCCTGAGCGGCGCCATCTCAATCGGGCTTTTGTAGTAATGAGCATTGCTTGCGGGCTCGATGCAGTCATCGCCGATCCCCTAGATGCTCAACTCATCGCCCTTATGTACGCTTCTGAAGCGTTGGTCAATAAGGACCGTTTTTGCATGAACTACATAGGGGCATACAATAACGGCAAACTGAAAGTGTAA
- a CDS encoding branched-chain amino acid ABC transporter permease — MNSLQRKAFTRKDAAWLVFLAILALLPLFPVVTANSFRMHVMILILLFASMAQAWNIIGGYCGQVSFGHSVFFGIGAYGAGMAVVTYGGLPWPGILIGMIVAAIVAVIISYPCFKLSGHYFAIATFAIVEIFNRAFLVWDWIGGALGLDYPLVDEGLKNLMWHNSKIGYYYCALVIFILIFGVVRWLESNRFGYYMRAVREGQETAESLGVNSTAVKLAAMALSAAMAAICGAFFVQYNLRVDPPMVMSLDMSMKFVLITILGGSGTLIGPLLGAAVLIPMQEYTRAFWGGLGGGVDLIVFGLLIILMVIKQPAGMIGIVRDMRSWFSKKTDAAKGDGPYDTP; from the coding sequence GTGAATTCTTTGCAGCGGAAAGCATTCACGCGAAAAGATGCGGCCTGGCTTGTGTTCCTGGCAATATTGGCGTTGTTACCTCTGTTTCCTGTAGTGACTGCGAATTCATTTCGCATGCATGTGATGATCCTCATTTTGCTCTTCGCGAGTATGGCTCAAGCCTGGAACATCATCGGCGGCTATTGCGGCCAGGTATCCTTCGGCCACTCGGTATTTTTCGGAATCGGCGCATACGGTGCGGGAATGGCTGTTGTCACCTACGGTGGACTGCCGTGGCCGGGTATATTAATCGGGATGATCGTGGCCGCTATTGTCGCAGTAATTATCAGTTATCCTTGCTTTAAACTGAGCGGTCACTACTTTGCCATCGCCACCTTTGCCATCGTCGAGATCTTCAACCGTGCTTTCCTTGTTTGGGATTGGATCGGGGGAGCTCTGGGATTAGACTATCCCCTGGTGGACGAAGGCCTGAAGAATCTGATGTGGCATAATTCCAAAATCGGTTACTACTACTGCGCACTTGTTATCTTCATCTTGATATTCGGCGTAGTTCGGTGGCTCGAAAGCAATCGCTTCGGGTATTACATGCGAGCAGTGAGGGAAGGGCAGGAGACTGCAGAATCCCTTGGGGTCAACAGTACCGCGGTAAAATTGGCGGCTATGGCTCTTTCCGCTGCAATGGCCGCGATCTGCGGGGCTTTTTTTGTGCAGTACAATCTCAGGGTGGACCCACCAATGGTCATGTCGCTCGACATGTCGATGAAATTCGTATTGATCACCATCCTCGGCGGGTCGGGCACACTTATCGGTCCTTTGCTGGGTGCTGCGGTTTTGATCCCCATGCAGGAGTATACCCGGGCCTTCTGGGGCGGTTTGGGCGGTGGAGTTGACCTGATCGTCTTCGGGCTGCTCATTATCCTTATGGTAATAAAGCAACCCGCGGGGATGATCGGAATTGTCCGCGATATGCGTAGTTGGTTCTCGAAGAAAACAGATGCAGCAAAAGGAGATGGGCCCTATGACACTCCTTGA
- a CDS encoding ABC transporter substrate-binding protein: MSHRSTRWSFWLTCSIVLCLVVGFGPGAGSALASEKVIKIGTLFPLTGPVATAGQRCQAAVQTAVEIINNKHPEIKVPLADQEGILGGHKIVLVHADSQGKPDVGKAEAERLFNQEGVWAIIGSYNSAVSKPASLVAERMKKIFMCGASSSAALTQRNMNFFFRLAPTDETESIEFVEVLKWLNDKKKADIKTLGVIYENSEFGKHAAEEAKKSAAAGGFRVVADVPFSPGATNLNSEVQTLKKENPDAVFGACLGADYSLWVRTMKQVAWLPKISISYCSGYQDPVISKQLAGDADFFMGSTAYSPQFASLMPAVGVVEEIFKSKTGGVPFDGDSIQEAVAMLVLAQAIEKTGNLDPEKVAESLQKNTWDSPLSLGGKVAFAKGGQNIKAHSVVTQLQGGDYKRIFPEEMADTSIVFPMKAWNQR, from the coding sequence ATGTCTCATCGTTCGACACGCTGGAGCTTTTGGCTGACATGTTCGATCGTTCTCTGTCTCGTGGTGGGTTTCGGTCCCGGAGCTGGATCGGCATTAGCTAGCGAAAAGGTAATAAAGATCGGTACCCTCTTCCCCCTCACGGGTCCTGTTGCAACAGCCGGCCAGCGCTGCCAGGCTGCTGTGCAGACCGCGGTTGAAATCATCAACAACAAGCACCCTGAAATCAAGGTTCCATTGGCCGATCAGGAAGGTATTCTGGGTGGCCACAAGATCGTGCTTGTCCATGCCGACAGCCAGGGCAAACCGGATGTGGGCAAGGCGGAGGCCGAGCGACTCTTCAACCAGGAAGGAGTCTGGGCCATCATCGGATCGTATAACAGTGCCGTCAGCAAGCCTGCAAGCCTGGTTGCAGAACGTATGAAAAAGATATTCATGTGTGGAGCATCCAGTTCGGCGGCCTTGACACAGCGCAATATGAATTTCTTCTTCCGACTGGCCCCCACGGACGAGACCGAGTCTATCGAGTTCGTGGAAGTCTTGAAGTGGTTGAATGACAAGAAGAAAGCCGATATCAAGACACTCGGAGTGATTTACGAGAATAGCGAGTTCGGCAAACATGCGGCCGAAGAAGCGAAAAAGTCCGCCGCGGCCGGCGGTTTCCGTGTCGTAGCAGATGTACCCTTCAGTCCTGGCGCCACCAATCTGAACAGTGAAGTGCAAACTCTGAAAAAAGAAAACCCGGATGCCGTATTCGGGGCCTGTTTGGGCGCCGATTACTCGCTGTGGGTCCGTACTATGAAGCAGGTTGCATGGCTACCTAAAATTTCCATTAGCTACTGTTCCGGGTACCAGGACCCTGTTATCTCGAAGCAGCTTGCCGGTGACGCAGACTTCTTCATGGGGTCCACCGCCTACTCGCCCCAGTTCGCCTCATTAATGCCGGCTGTGGGAGTAGTTGAGGAGATCTTCAAGTCCAAGACCGGTGGAGTCCCCTTCGATGGTGACAGCATCCAGGAAGCTGTGGCTATGCTGGTGCTTGCCCAGGCCATTGAAAAGACCGGAAATCTGGATCCTGAAAAAGTCGCTGAAAGCCTCCAGAAAAACACATGGGATTCTCCCTTGTCTCTCGGAGGGAAAGTGGCCTTTGCAAAAGGCGGCCAGAACATTAAGGCCCACAGTGTCGTCACCCAGCTTCAGGGAGGAGATTACAAAAGGATCTTTCCGGAAGAAATGGCTGACACTTCTATCGTCTTCCCCATGAAAGCGTGGAACCAGCGATAG
- a CDS encoding Crp/Fnr family transcriptional regulator produces MFLTKTDFFKDMKEGAIHEISEIAVEESHDAGVRLFAPGDPANDFFLLVEGSVRISIGKSNHKEYVVQNVGEAFGWSSVVGNEVYTADAICMVPTKLLRISKTDLEKVFENHERSGRQFYLTLARQLGKRLVDMHK; encoded by the coding sequence ATGTTTCTAACAAAAACCGATTTCTTTAAGGACATGAAGGAGGGGGCCATTCACGAGATTTCCGAGATTGCCGTGGAAGAGTCTCACGATGCCGGCGTCAGGCTCTTTGCCCCTGGAGATCCTGCCAACGACTTCTTTCTCCTTGTGGAGGGGAGCGTACGAATCAGCATCGGAAAGTCCAATCACAAGGAATACGTCGTACAAAACGTCGGAGAAGCATTCGGATGGTCCAGTGTCGTAGGCAACGAAGTCTATACTGCCGATGCGATCTGTATGGTTCCGACCAAATTACTGAGAATCTCCAAGACAGATCTTGAGAAGGTGTTCGAAAACCACGAACGTAGTGGCAGGCAGTTTTATCTGACTCTCGCTCGGCAGCTCGGAAAGCGGCTGGTCGATATGCATAAGTGA
- a CDS encoding cobalamin B12-binding domain-containing protein — MMGDLAQALANLEEKKVYELIDKQIAEGINPLDIVQECNDGMIRVGELFSEQKYFISQLIYSAEILKQVMKKLDPLLAGVQTTGGGSGKVIIGTVKGDIHDIGKNIVITLLKGSGFDVIDLGVDVPTEKFVEAVKESGAKVLGLSALLNFTYPVMKDVVDAVSAAGLRDRVKIIVGGTPVNEQVREYSGADYYAVDAVAGVRICKEVYA, encoded by the coding sequence ATGATGGGAGATCTAGCTCAGGCATTGGCCAATCTGGAAGAAAAAAAGGTATATGAGCTTATTGACAAGCAAATAGCTGAAGGTATCAACCCCTTGGACATCGTTCAAGAATGCAATGACGGGATGATCAGAGTCGGAGAGCTCTTTTCCGAGCAGAAGTACTTCATAAGCCAGCTCATTTATTCGGCAGAGATCCTCAAACAGGTGATGAAGAAACTCGATCCCTTGCTTGCAGGTGTTCAAACCACTGGCGGTGGCAGCGGAAAGGTCATTATCGGAACAGTGAAAGGAGACATTCACGACATAGGGAAGAATATCGTTATCACCTTGTTGAAAGGTTCCGGATTTGACGTCATCGATCTTGGAGTGGATGTGCCGACTGAAAAATTCGTGGAAGCAGTGAAGGAATCGGGAGCGAAGGTTTTAGGGTTAAGTGCGCTCTTAAATTTCACGTACCCGGTCATGAAAGACGTGGTGGACGCTGTGAGCGCGGCAGGACTTCGCGATCGGGTCAAGATAATCGTCGGGGGAACCCCTGTTAACGAACAGGTTCGAGAATACTCCGGCGCTGACTACTATGCGGTGGATGCGGTAGCAGGTGTTCGCATATGTAAAGAAGTCTATGCCTGA
- a CDS encoding ABC transporter ATP-binding protein translates to MTLLDVQNVTMKFGELVANDRVSFTVEAGSIVGLIGPNGAGKTTLFNCISGLYKPTSGRIVFDGEDITGLKPYRIARKGAVRTFQVVRPLKDMSVFDNVLVGAFLRGSEKREAFDRAAECIRLCSLESLQEKPAGDLPIGGKKRLEMARALATRPKLLMLDEVMAGLTSTEVKASVEVIRRLQQSGITMMIVEHVMEGIMPIADKIVVLDGGVKIAEDAPKNIVHDARVIEAYLGSKYSKRYRALRGDGPLG, encoded by the coding sequence ATGACACTCCTTGATGTGCAAAATGTGACAATGAAATTTGGGGAGTTGGTAGCCAACGACCGGGTGAGTTTCACTGTGGAAGCCGGATCGATTGTCGGTCTGATCGGCCCAAATGGTGCCGGAAAAACGACGCTCTTCAACTGCATCTCCGGCCTGTACAAACCGACCAGCGGCCGCATCGTCTTCGACGGCGAAGACATCACGGGTCTCAAACCCTATCGGATTGCCCGTAAAGGTGCGGTGCGTACGTTCCAGGTAGTACGTCCCCTGAAAGATATGTCGGTCTTCGATAACGTACTGGTCGGCGCTTTTCTCAGGGGTTCGGAAAAACGGGAGGCGTTCGATCGGGCCGCGGAATGTATCCGACTGTGCAGCCTGGAGTCGCTTCAGGAAAAGCCGGCAGGCGATCTGCCCATCGGCGGTAAGAAGCGGCTCGAGATGGCCAGAGCGCTTGCAACGCGACCCAAATTGCTCATGCTTGATGAGGTCATGGCAGGGTTAACTTCTACTGAAGTCAAAGCGTCCGTTGAGGTTATCCGGCGACTCCAGCAGAGCGGCATCACCATGATGATTGTTGAGCACGTCATGGAAGGGATCATGCCCATAGCTGACAAAATCGTAGTGCTGGACGGTGGCGTGAAAATTGCCGAGGACGCTCCAAAGAATATCGTTCACGACGCACGCGTGATCGAGGCTTATCTGGGTTCCAAATACAGTAAGCGTTACAGGGCGTTAAGGGGGGATGGACCTCTTGGCTGA
- a CDS encoding TetR/AcrR family transcriptional regulator produces MAAFLLGETKTEMKNLPRKERERLLQRREILDAALKLFSEKGYHNVSVHEIAKEAEFGIGTLYKFFANKEELYKALIMEVGEKFHFAFMQVLEQEQDPFQVIKRFIAKRQELFSENLPVMRLYFAETRGASFNVRAGLDRELIKLYDEGLAKLVSVFERGIKEGVFRALEPRHMALTLDGMINAFLYQIITDPVRSREEDGLSTATDIFFRGVLVK; encoded by the coding sequence ATGGCAGCTTTCCTCCTCGGCGAGACTAAGACAGAGATGAAAAACCTGCCCCGCAAAGAACGAGAAAGGCTCTTGCAACGCAGAGAAATACTTGACGCAGCCCTAAAGCTCTTCTCGGAAAAGGGGTACCACAACGTCTCCGTCCACGAAATTGCAAAAGAAGCGGAATTCGGTATAGGAACTTTGTACAAATTTTTTGCAAACAAAGAGGAGCTATACAAAGCTCTCATCATGGAAGTTGGGGAAAAATTTCATTTCGCTTTCATGCAAGTTCTTGAACAGGAACAGGATCCTTTTCAGGTCATCAAAAGGTTCATCGCCAAGCGTCAGGAACTGTTTTCAGAAAATCTTCCTGTCATGCGCTTGTATTTTGCTGAAACCAGAGGAGCGAGTTTTAATGTCAGAGCCGGCTTGGACCGGGAGTTGATCAAGCTTTACGATGAAGGATTGGCAAAACTGGTTTCCGTGTTCGAGAGAGGCATCAAAGAAGGTGTTTTCCGGGCTCTTGAGCCTCGTCACATGGCTCTGACACTTGACGGTATGATCAATGCTTTTCTTTACCAGATCATCACGGATCCCGTTCGATCTCGTGAAGAGGATGGCCTGTCGACTGCCACGGATATTTTTTTCAGAGGGGTGTTAGTTAAATAA
- a CDS encoding PAS domain S-box protein, with amino-acid sequence MVEKDIAIGGKAFEDSRALQSAPVSTEDSKSPQNFDMREFQPPALAKLLDSIPAPALLIDPLSRIVFANHSCSRISRNPEKLRGLSLLTLFPEQSVVPEIQRLTEQVFSTGKSQVIDSTLEIMGQRVKSRLYLQAMGLGENKWMVLFVEDLAGEQTQAPPIQPYHDEFRNRIAVCGNTQKFPFDNHQRLALALRGSDLGLWDVDLLEHRVFVDNTWTEIVGYPPDEIEPSASFWLDHVHPDDSQRLLNAWNEHLGGYAERFKAEHRIRTKSGEWKWLMARGKVVQRDDQDKPLRISGVVIDVTDRKCAEEKLLQVARVFTDAIDPIFIVDLKDTVIDLNRSAEHTYGWNRENLIGKSILTIVPPEFRERAEMFHERSKRGERVENVDVVHVTKSGVTIPILLSLSVLTNEKAEPVGIAIITKDLSNLKRTEEMLHAQMEGLKRSNKDLEEFAYLAAHDLREPLIGIAAYAKVLQKRYKENLDAQAHRFISRTLDTITRMDCLIQSLLSYSRLEGDARNLEPTDCNLALTQALANLRSAIEASGAKVINGSLPTVKANPGLLVQVFQNLISNAIRFAGDELLQIHIGALREGTEWTFFVKDNGIGIEPPYFDRIFRIFQRLESSLDRPGTGIGLANCKKIVERHGGRIWVESKPGEGSTFFFTIPDWKTSGT; translated from the coding sequence ATGGTGGAAAAGGACATAGCGATCGGTGGCAAAGCTTTTGAGGACAGTCGTGCACTCCAAAGTGCGCCCGTGTCAACAGAAGACTCGAAATCACCCCAAAACTTTGACATGAGAGAGTTTCAACCGCCGGCATTGGCAAAACTTTTGGATAGTATACCTGCGCCTGCATTATTGATCGATCCATTGTCACGCATAGTCTTTGCCAATCATTCTTGCAGCAGAATCAGCCGGAATCCTGAGAAACTCCGAGGATTGTCTCTCTTGACGCTCTTTCCTGAGCAATCTGTGGTCCCCGAAATCCAACGTCTGACCGAGCAAGTCTTCTCCACTGGCAAAAGTCAAGTTATTGACTCCACACTTGAGATTATGGGACAGAGGGTGAAGAGTCGTCTTTACCTGCAGGCCATGGGGCTTGGAGAAAATAAATGGATGGTGCTCTTCGTCGAAGATCTTGCCGGTGAACAGACTCAGGCCCCCCCGATTCAGCCATACCACGACGAATTCCGCAACCGAATCGCGGTATGCGGAAATACGCAGAAATTTCCGTTTGATAATCATCAAAGGCTCGCGCTTGCCTTGCGAGGGTCGGATTTGGGATTGTGGGATGTCGATCTTCTGGAGCACAGAGTATTTGTTGATAATACTTGGACCGAAATCGTCGGTTATCCTCCCGATGAGATTGAGCCGAGCGCAAGTTTCTGGCTCGATCATGTTCATCCCGACGACAGCCAAAGACTCCTTAATGCCTGGAATGAGCATCTCGGAGGATATGCAGAGCGTTTCAAGGCCGAGCACCGCATCAGAACCAAATCGGGTGAATGGAAATGGTTGATGGCCCGCGGGAAAGTAGTGCAACGCGACGATCAAGACAAACCGTTGAGGATTTCAGGGGTGGTAATTGATGTCACGGATCGCAAATGTGCTGAAGAAAAACTGCTTCAGGTTGCACGAGTGTTTACTGATGCTATAGATCCGATTTTCATCGTGGATTTGAAAGATACTGTCATCGATTTGAATCGTTCGGCTGAACATACCTATGGCTGGAATCGGGAAAATCTGATAGGTAAAAGCATATTGACAATTGTGCCCCCGGAATTTCGCGAACGGGCTGAGATGTTCCATGAGCGCAGCAAGCGAGGAGAAAGAGTCGAAAATGTCGATGTCGTTCACGTAACAAAATCTGGCGTCACTATCCCGATTTTGCTCAGCCTCTCCGTCTTGACGAACGAAAAAGCCGAGCCGGTGGGCATAGCAATCATAACCAAGGACTTGAGCAATCTCAAGCGTACGGAAGAGATGCTTCATGCTCAGATGGAAGGACTGAAACGCAGCAACAAGGATCTGGAGGAATTTGCGTACTTAGCAGCCCACGACCTAAGAGAACCGCTTATTGGAATTGCGGCATACGCAAAGGTCCTGCAAAAGCGTTACAAAGAAAACCTTGACGCTCAGGCACATCGATTTATCTCACGAACACTCGATACGATTACGCGCATGGACTGTCTTATTCAAAGCCTCTTGTCATATTCTCGTCTGGAAGGTGACGCACGAAACCTGGAGCCTACCGACTGCAATCTCGCTCTGACTCAGGCTCTGGCAAATCTTAGATCGGCAATAGAGGCAAGCGGAGCCAAAGTTATAAATGGCTCACTTCCGACAGTGAAAGCCAACCCAGGATTGCTCGTCCAGGTATTTCAAAACCTGATTAGCAACGCTATCAGGTTTGCCGGCGATGAACTCCTTCAGATTCATATCGGTGCATTACGTGAAGGAACTGAATGGACCTTTTTTGTCAAGGATAACGGCATCGGAATCGAACCACCCTATTTCGACCGAATTTTTCGCATTTTTCAGCGACTTGAGTCCAGTCTGGATCGCCCTGGAACGGGCATTGGATTGGCCAACTGCAAAAAGATCGTTGAACGTCATGGCGGACGAATTTGGGTGGAATCCAAACCGGGCGAAGGCTCGACTTTTTTCTTCACCATCCCGGATTGGAAGACTTCTGGAACTTAG
- a CDS encoding NAD(P)-dependent alcohol dehydrogenase → MRQKDVQVHKIQGAVLRRKRVPLRIESLELEGPRDDEVLVRIVASGICHTDIDFCDTWDSADVPVVLGHEGAGVVEQVGRTVKGVAPGDHVVLSYQSCGRCSQCRSGHPTDCEFFWEANFGFQRLDGSNALQRSGVRGHFFGQSSFATHVLATKRNLVKVPEDLPLEILAPLGCGIQTGAGTVMNSLKIVKGASLAIFGTGSVGLAAIMAARIVGANPILGVDIKPARLQIALELGATHVIDNRHEDVAAQVTDITGSGLDYVIETTGNFKMNQLAIEVLNPGGTVALLTGESGTSLPEGRKTLGIIQGEAIPQRFIPKLIRLYRKGQFPFDRLIKFYDFSKINKAIADAKRGDTIKPILRISETERTVLTANPYES, encoded by the coding sequence ATGCGTCAGAAAGATGTGCAGGTGCACAAGATACAGGGAGCCGTTCTGAGAAGAAAAAGAGTGCCCTTGAGGATCGAATCCCTGGAACTGGAAGGTCCGCGGGACGATGAGGTTCTCGTGCGCATCGTGGCCTCGGGTATCTGTCATACAGACATAGATTTCTGTGATACCTGGGATTCTGCAGATGTGCCTGTGGTGTTGGGTCATGAGGGCGCGGGAGTCGTAGAGCAGGTCGGAAGAACAGTCAAGGGAGTTGCACCCGGTGATCATGTCGTGCTGTCTTACCAGTCTTGCGGCCGATGCTCTCAATGTCGAAGCGGGCACCCTACGGATTGTGAATTCTTCTGGGAAGCGAATTTCGGGTTCCAGCGCCTGGACGGCAGCAATGCTCTGCAACGAAGCGGTGTCCGCGGTCACTTCTTTGGCCAGTCCTCGTTTGCCACGCACGTGCTCGCGACAAAACGAAACCTCGTGAAGGTTCCCGAGGATCTGCCTCTGGAGATTTTGGCTCCACTCGGGTGCGGCATCCAAACGGGCGCAGGAACGGTGATGAATTCCCTGAAGATTGTGAAAGGGGCTAGTCTGGCTATCTTTGGAACCGGGTCAGTAGGTCTTGCGGCGATCATGGCTGCCCGTATCGTGGGGGCAAATCCGATCCTTGGAGTAGACATCAAACCTGCGCGCCTCCAGATCGCTTTAGAATTAGGTGCGACTCATGTTATCGACAATCGTCATGAAGATGTGGCTGCTCAAGTCACCGACATTACAGGCAGTGGCCTGGATTACGTGATCGAAACCACCGGGAATTTCAAAATGAACCAACTTGCCATTGAAGTGTTGAATCCAGGTGGAACGGTGGCACTTCTTACTGGAGAGAGCGGGACTTCTCTCCCTGAGGGAAGAAAAACCCTTGGGATTATCCAGGGAGAAGCCATTCCCCAGCGTTTCATCCCTAAACTCATTCGATTGTACCGAAAGGGGCAATTTCCCTTCGATCGACTCATAAAATTCTACGATTTCAGCAAAATCAACAAAGCGATTGCAGACGCGAAACGCGGTGATACCATCAAGCCGATCCTACGAATTAGTGAGACAGAGAGAACTGTTTTGACTGCAAATCCCTATGAATCGTGA
- a CDS encoding branched-chain amino acid ABC transporter permease, which translates to METFIQVLIDGMLSGMVYALVAAGLCLIWGVMDVINFAHGEYLMVAMYVSYWLGFLANVDPLVSTVAAGAFVFALGVLTYKLIIRFTIGKPGLVALLATFGLAMFLKNVCMNLFSPNFRILSGTFLSDKTFHLGGLIFPVPQLTAAILAVIVVGLVYALVSGTRFGWAVQATAMDRDAAELMGIDTERIYVLVFGIGGACVGIAGGIMPSYLAVHPEVGSMFGLIAFICVAMGGFGSIPGAFLAGILVGVVESLAGFYIAPVFKYIAVFGLYLAVVFLRPKGILGW; encoded by the coding sequence ATGGAGACATTTATTCAGGTTCTCATCGACGGTATGCTTAGCGGCATGGTCTATGCCCTTGTGGCTGCGGGGCTTTGTCTTATCTGGGGCGTCATGGATGTCATCAATTTCGCGCACGGCGAATACTTGATGGTCGCCATGTACGTAAGTTACTGGCTGGGGTTTCTTGCGAATGTAGATCCGCTCGTGTCCACCGTGGCTGCAGGTGCTTTTGTCTTTGCGCTTGGGGTGCTGACGTACAAGCTGATTATCCGCTTCACCATCGGTAAACCGGGGCTCGTGGCTTTGTTGGCTACCTTCGGGCTTGCCATGTTCCTCAAGAATGTCTGCATGAATCTCTTTTCACCGAATTTCCGCATCCTTTCCGGTACCTTCCTGTCGGACAAGACATTCCACCTGGGAGGGTTGATCTTTCCTGTGCCCCAGTTGACGGCAGCAATTTTGGCAGTCATTGTGGTCGGGCTTGTCTACGCGCTCGTCAGTGGAACCCGATTTGGATGGGCCGTTCAGGCTACAGCCATGGACCGGGATGCCGCGGAGCTTATGGGTATCGACACGGAAAGAATTTACGTTCTGGTCTTTGGAATCGGTGGAGCATGCGTAGGTATCGCCGGGGGCATCATGCCTTCTTATCTGGCTGTCCACCCGGAAGTCGGTTCCATGTTCGGGCTGATTGCATTTATTTGCGTTGCCATGGGAGGCTTTGGAAGCATCCCGGGCGCATTTCTCGCCGGTATCCTCGTGGGCGTCGTTGAATCTCTCGCAGGTTTCTACATTGCGCCGGTCTTCAAGTACATAGCAGTTTTCGGCCTTTATCTCGCTGTGGTGTTTCTGCGACCGAAAGGCATACTCGGATGGTGA
- a CDS encoding ABC transporter ATP-binding protein, which yields MADAILRVNDLYTGYDGIPVIFGVSLEVMPGELVAIVGANGAGKTTTMRTISGLNHPLKGNILFEGTDISKFAAHEILKLGISYVPEGRRIFSKLSVEKNLSLGAYTEHSKTEIRRRLEELLEIFPVLGDRSKQIAETLSGGEQQMLAIARGLMSRPKLLMLDEMSLGLMPSMVEKMMDTITAINRTGTTVLLVEQMVQEALEIAHRGYVIQSGKIVQAGTARELLDSEEVRKAYLGM from the coding sequence TTGGCTGATGCAATTTTGAGAGTCAACGATCTGTACACCGGATACGATGGAATACCGGTAATTTTCGGTGTTTCTCTGGAAGTAATGCCAGGAGAGCTGGTTGCTATTGTGGGAGCGAACGGCGCGGGCAAGACCACAACCATGCGAACCATCAGCGGTCTCAATCATCCTCTGAAGGGAAACATCCTCTTTGAAGGGACCGACATCTCCAAATTTGCAGCACACGAAATCTTGAAACTCGGCATCAGCTACGTTCCCGAAGGACGACGGATTTTCTCCAAGCTATCGGTGGAGAAAAACCTGTCCCTGGGGGCCTACACTGAACATTCAAAGACGGAGATCCGTCGCAGGCTTGAAGAGCTTCTGGAGATCTTCCCTGTCCTGGGAGATCGGTCCAAACAGATTGCCGAGACCCTGAGCGGGGGAGAGCAGCAGATGCTGGCAATAGCTCGCGGCTTGATGTCTCGGCCGAAACTGCTCATGCTCGATGAAATGTCCCTCGGACTCATGCCAAGCATGGTGGAAAAGATGATGGACACCATTACTGCCATCAATCGTACAGGCACTACCGTTCTTCTCGTGGAACAGATGGTTCAAGAAGCCCTGGAAATTGCACATCGCGGGTACGTGATCCAGAGCGGAAAAATTGTCCAGGCCGGAACAGCGCGTGAACTCCTGGATTCCGAAGAGGTCCGTAAAGCCTACCTTGGAATGTAA